A stretch of DNA from Desulfomonile tiedjei:
ACCTCGAACGAGTCATAGCCTGGGCAGAGAGCCAATTAGGGGGTCCCCAGTAGCATTTCACGCCGGAAGGGTGGGTTGTTATCTCCCATATACTTGGGCTGCGTGGCATTGCCATGAAAAGAAGCCGTAAACTGGAAGAACAATTCATGGCGGTGGCCTTGCAGCTGGCCCAGAGGGCTGGTGAAAAGGGCGAAACACCTGTCGGAGCGGTGGTCGTTCATGGCGGCGAAATCATAGGCCGCGGGTACAATAGAGTCGAGGCGGAGCAGGACCCGACCGCACACGCGGAGATCATCGCGCTGCGGGAGGCCGCGCAAACTCTGGGTGACTGGAGATTGCTCCATACGACCCTTTATGTTACATTGGAGCCGTGTATAATGTGCGCAGCCGCCCTGCTTCACGCGCGTGTGCCGCGTCTGGTTTTCGGAGCAAGGGACAATCGTTGGGGAGGAGTGGGCAGTTTGTTCGACTTTTCCCATGACCCCAGGATCAACCACGAAATCGAAGTGGTCTCAGGAGTCATGGAAAAGGAGTCTGCGGAACTCCTGCAACGGTTCTTCAGGGGGTTGCGACAGAACAGCCGCTGATGCCGATGAACTGCGGAGGGTTGGCGTTCTGTAGGATGGCACCGGGGAGCATCCAGCGCGAACTCACCGCCGGCGGAGAGATGCCCGAGAGGCCGAAGGGGGTTGACTCGAAATCAACTGTGTCCTTGTGGCACCGGGGGTTCGAATCCCTCTCTCTCCGCCACACCCTTCCTAAAAACAACACATTACAAAAAAACACTCTGCACAAAGTTTTCCGGAGGATGG
This window harbors:
- the tadA gene encoding tRNA adenosine(34) deaminase TadA, which translates into the protein MKRSRKLEEQFMAVALQLAQRAGEKGETPVGAVVVHGGEIIGRGYNRVEAEQDPTAHAEIIALREAAQTLGDWRLLHTTLYVTLEPCIMCAAALLHARVPRLVFGARDNRWGGVGSLFDFSHDPRINHEIEVVSGVMEKESAELLQRFFRGLRQNSR